A region of Paenibacillus thiaminolyticus DNA encodes the following proteins:
- a CDS encoding PTS transporter subunit EIIC, translating to MLKALLTVLTMVGWLSTESGTYFILSAAGNAVFYFQKIIHKDLHLFMLPLLSLIIIVPLTVLIFGPFGIYVGDAIGAAIGFLSSKSGILTGTVMGAGWTFLTLFGLHWGVVPIMISNIGSGGDPLTGMLAAAPFAQMGVALGIFLKAKDKNLKTLGGSTLLPGLLSGVTEPRAYMLLVWRQLLSVQLFLRSFWDMKIEDADFGEESLRRRDTIYSVTVEPLR from the coding sequence ATGCTGAAAGCGCTGTTAACGGTACTGACCATGGTTGGATGGTTATCTACAGAGAGCGGCACCTATTTTATTCTGTCTGCTGCTGGAAATGCCGTCTTTTATTTTCAGAAGATCATTCATAAGGACCTGCATCTGTTTATGCTGCCGCTGCTTTCTTTAATAATCATTGTACCTTTGACTGTCTTAATATTTGGCCCGTTCGGCATATATGTCGGAGATGCGATTGGTGCGGCAATCGGCTTCTTGAGCTCAAAAAGCGGGATTTTAACGGGCACTGTGATGGGGGCAGGATGGACCTTTTTGACATTGTTCGGCCTCCATTGGGGAGTTGTCCCTATTATGATTTCCAATATAGGCAGCGGTGGAGATCCGCTTACCGGAATGCTCGCTGCGGCTCCTTTTGCACAAATGGGGGTGGCACTTGGCATATTCTTAAAAGCAAAAGACAAAAATCTAAAAACATTAGGCGGATCCACATTATTGCCAGGCCTATTGTCCGGTGTAACGGAGCCAAGGGCTTATATGTTATTGGTGTGGCGGCAGCTTTTGTCGGTGCAGCTCTTCTTACGGTCTTTTTGGGATATGAAGATAGAGGACGCTGATTTCGGAGAAGAATCGCTAAGGCGTAGGGATACAATTTATTCAGTTACAGTAGAGCCGTTGAGATAA
- a CDS encoding TetR/AcrR family transcriptional regulator, which translates to MSRRRLPAEEAKTIILNHAKLLFIEKGYDRATMDDLCALTQMSKGNLYHHFKNKEVLFLQLLTQHSEQMSQKWLLLAEQSKSPSQQLLEMADLFGRDCESPLLQALEEYARTLSSESEALATLREITNVAYRAIKQVLQKGIAQGVFINEDIETLSFGVMSTLAGATQLCLTMPKLSGEEYAALHVKAIRLLLKGISIHDPS; encoded by the coding sequence ATGAGCAGAAGGCGATTGCCGGCAGAAGAAGCAAAAACGATTATTTTAAACCATGCCAAGTTGTTATTTATTGAAAAAGGTTATGATCGAGCTACAATGGACGACTTATGTGCCTTGACACAGATGAGTAAAGGCAATTTGTATCATCATTTTAAAAACAAAGAGGTTCTCTTTCTCCAATTGCTTACCCAGCATTCGGAACAAATGTCACAAAAGTGGCTTCTTTTGGCCGAGCAATCCAAGTCTCCCAGCCAGCAATTGCTTGAAATGGCTGATTTATTCGGAAGAGATTGTGAAAGTCCATTACTCCAAGCGCTCGAAGAGTATGCCAGAACACTTTCCAGCGAATCCGAAGCATTGGCTACATTGAGAGAGATCACAAATGTAGCCTATCGTGCAATAAAACAGGTGCTGCAAAAAGGGATCGCCCAGGGCGTTTTCATTAATGAAGATATCGAAACGTTGAGTTTCGGTGTAATGTCCACATTGGCTGGCGCAACGCAGCTCTGCCTAACGATGCCAAAATTAAGCGGGGAAGAATATGCAGCCCTGCATGTCAAGGCGATCAGACTGCTTTTGAAGGGAATATCGATTCATGATCCCAGCTGA
- a CDS encoding nucleoside hydrolase — protein MAEGMKKKIILDCDPGHDDAIAIMLAAKHPIFDLLAITVVAGNQTLEKTARNAVDICSYLDIRNVPIAAGMAEPMIRQQVIANAIHGETGLDGPSFGEPTLELDTRHAVDLIIELLMNSEGDITLVPTGPLTNIGMAIRREPRIVPQIKEIVLMGGAYQLGNVTPAAEFNIYADPDAAHVVVTCGRPIVMIGLDLTRQALVVKSMMDRIASLNNKAAKLFVEIMSWVGVRQKEIYGWEGPPLHDPTTLIYLMDPSIIQTKPMHVAVELRSEACYGRTLCDYFGITGEKPNAEVAVKLDFAKFEDAVYETLKRYS, from the coding sequence ATGGCAGAAGGTATGAAAAAGAAGATTATACTTGACTGCGATCCGGGACACGATGATGCGATTGCCATTATGCTCGCTGCCAAGCACCCCATTTTTGACCTGCTGGCCATAACGGTTGTGGCGGGAAATCAAACTCTGGAGAAAACGGCCAGGAATGCTGTAGATATCTGCTCCTATCTTGATATCCGCAATGTGCCAATTGCGGCCGGCATGGCTGAGCCGATGATTAGACAGCAGGTAATAGCCAATGCGATTCATGGTGAGACAGGGTTGGATGGTCCGAGCTTTGGCGAACCCACTCTTGAATTGGATACGCGGCATGCGGTAGATCTAATCATTGAGCTGCTTATGAACTCGGAAGGGGATATAACATTAGTACCGACCGGTCCGTTAACGAATATCGGAATGGCGATTCGCAGAGAACCGAGAATCGTGCCCCAAATTAAAGAAATCGTATTGATGGGCGGCGCATATCAGCTTGGAAACGTAACCCCGGCGGCAGAGTTCAATATTTATGCGGACCCGGATGCGGCACATGTTGTTGTTACATGCGGCAGACCGATCGTTATGATTGGGCTTGACCTTACCCGCCAAGCATTGGTTGTCAAGAGCATGATGGACCGCATTGCAAGTCTGAATAATAAAGCTGCTAAGCTTTTCGTTGAAATTATGTCTTGGGTGGGGGTAAGGCAGAAGGAAATATACGGCTGGGAGGGCCCGCCGCTGCATGATCCAACGACATTGATCTACCTGATGGACCCATCCATTATTCAAACCAAGCCTATGCATGTGGCGGTTGAACTGAGAAGCGAGGCATGCTATGGGCGAACACTGTGCGATTACTTTGGCATTACAGGAGAAAAACCCAATGCAGAGGTGGCGGTGAAGCTGGATTTCGCAAAATTTGAAGATGCCGTTTACGAGACGTTGAAGCGATACTCATAA
- a CDS encoding GNAT family N-acetyltransferase produces MNIRAATERDYPDLRMIYLESRRRTFHWAETEKMTIDDFDRDTVDEYVLLAEEDNHILGFASLYLPDNFIHNLFVHPDFFCKGIGGLLLDASIAQMNPPVRLKCVSENHNAMKFYEKNGWQKVVEEEKLGEKYWVLVYESGSSLT; encoded by the coding sequence GTGAATATTCGAGCAGCCACGGAAAGAGATTACCCTGATCTGAGAATGATATATCTGGAGTCGCGCCGTAGAACTTTTCATTGGGCGGAGACAGAAAAAATGACCATAGACGATTTTGACAGGGATACGGTAGACGAGTATGTCCTGTTAGCCGAGGAGGATAATCATATCCTTGGATTCGCTTCCTTGTACTTGCCCGATAATTTTATTCACAATTTATTTGTTCACCCTGATTTCTTCTGCAAGGGTATCGGCGGTCTGCTGCTGGATGCCTCCATAGCACAAATGAATCCCCCCGTACGATTGAAGTGCGTCTCCGAAAATCACAACGCGATGAAGTTTTATGAGAAGAACGGATGGCAAAAAGTTGTGGAAGAAGAGAAGCTGGGGGAAAAATATTGGGTTCTGGTGTATGAATCGGGGAGCAGCTTGACATAA
- a CDS encoding substrate-binding domain-containing protein: protein MTSKIRFPREAFVSSTGSVVSSARRQNLDIPEQLAIIGFDDTELSASLGITTIHNPIKEQAWNAFYHLWNQIGGESLEQSKLNFQLVERQTT, encoded by the coding sequence ATGACTTCAAAAATTCGGTTTCCCAGGGAAGCCTTTGTTTCATCTACCGGCTCAGTAGTTTCATCAGCTCGCCGCCAAAATCTGGACATCCCGGAGCAGTTAGCCATTATTGGCTTTGACGATACCGAGTTGTCCGCCTCTCTGGGGATAACAACCATTCATAATCCGATCAAGGAGCAAGCATGGAATGCTTTCTACCATTTATGGAATCAAATTGGAGGGGAATCCTTGGAACAGTCAAAGTTAAATTTTCAGCTTGTTGAGCGTCAAACAACCTGA
- a CDS encoding CPBP family intramembrane glutamic endopeptidase, with the protein MEKNYGLQPPIPFSFKSFAGFIVIFIIWQGGTLLWLNLIHALIPATHSGLPSLITLYLSFSFLILGVCIVTRYFFKIRFRAFLFEGKRPNYRKFAIYFSLYGLALILYLLVDIALHPQAFTLHFNPLPWLGVLIVTAPLILIQSAAEEILFRGYMYRIFRSLRGGVFWSILLTSLTFALVHGLNPEMLNYGIFGPLYYLLGAFFLGIVAYRTNGLAAPIGIHFATNIFNTSIWGYGSSALENMGLQSIVYRHTLDMRFAFFGIFAIVISYSAFQFFKHKRNRL; encoded by the coding sequence ATGGAAAAGAATTATGGGCTCCAACCGCCGATACCATTCAGCTTCAAATCTTTTGCAGGGTTTATCGTCATTTTCATTATTTGGCAAGGAGGCACTTTATTATGGTTAAATCTAATTCATGCTTTAATTCCCGCTACTCACTCAGGATTACCTAGTTTGATCACGCTATATTTGTCCTTTTCTTTCCTGATTCTCGGAGTCTGCATCGTCACCAGATATTTTTTCAAAATTCGTTTTCGAGCATTTTTGTTTGAAGGTAAAAGGCCTAATTACCGAAAATTTGCGATTTATTTTTCACTATACGGATTGGCACTTATCCTGTATTTACTTGTCGATATCGCTCTGCATCCTCAAGCCTTTACGCTTCATTTCAATCCGCTTCCGTGGTTAGGTGTACTCATTGTTACCGCACCTTTGATTTTGATTCAAAGTGCTGCTGAAGAGATTTTGTTCAGAGGGTATATGTACCGTATCTTCAGATCATTAAGAGGCGGTGTATTCTGGTCCATCCTCCTCACTTCCCTTACATTTGCCCTGGTCCATGGACTTAACCCCGAAATGCTAAACTACGGAATTTTTGGACCATTGTATTACCTGCTAGGAGCATTCTTTCTGGGAATCGTTGCTTACCGCACCAATGGACTGGCCGCTCCCATCGGAATTCATTTTGCCACGAACATTTTCAATACATCTATTTGGGGATATGGATCATCGGCTTTGGAAAACATGGGGCTGCAAAGTATTGTTTACCGCCATACGTTAGATATGAGGTTTGCATTCTTTGGGATTTTTGCTATCGTTATCTCATATAGCGCATTTCAATTTTTCAAACATAAAAGGAACCGTTTGTAA